The Mariprofundus ferrinatatus DNA window AGTGCGCCACCGGCATGCTCCTCTTCACAGCCTCCGAAGAGGTTGGCCGAGTAACTGATCTGGGATTTAATCTCTTTCTTGCTGTAGCCGAAATAGTTGTCGGCAATGATGGTGACGATGACACCCCGTTTATCACGACAGACCACTTTAAATGCCTGGCCATCATTGTATAGCTCATCTTCATGTCGCCAGCACATGCCGTCACGCAGCTGTCGGTCACTGGCATCATCTACATGTGGTAACCCCAGCTCTTTCTTCTTCAGCTTCACCAGATGCGGGGCGAGAATGATGCAGCCACTCTGGCCGGTCCAGTGCTCGATGTCCGCTGCTGCATCATTTTCAGTCAAAAACGGGTCGCCGGCATTGCCGAAGATCGACTCTACAAAATCAAGGTTGGAGACCAGGCCGCCTGGGGCAAACATGCGCACCTCCAGACTTTTTTCCGACAGTAGTCCTGCAACACCGACAACACCCGGCACACCAGGGCGCACTTTCGGACGCAGCAGCAGCGATACCCACACTTCCGCCTTCTTCTCCTCCTCACTGGTAGCCGGCAGTTCAAGCAGGGAGCGGGGGGGATCAAGCGCTTCTTTGAGCAGGGCGCCGAAGGTGGCAACCGGGACCTCAAATTTATCGGCCGGTACCGGCAGACCACCTGCAGCAATATGGAATACACCCTTGGTGGTGCGGCGGTCACTTTTCGGGTTGTGCAGCACCCCCTGCAGCAGACGGTAGGAGTCGACCAGGTCGGAGTGGAAATGGGTGCCGTTGAGAGGCAGTGATACCTCACGCGCCATGCCGGGGCGATCGAGAATAAATGTGGTTCCGGGCAACTCAACATGCTGTTCAACACCGTTCTCAGTCAGATAAGCATTAAGAAAATTCTGGATGCGCTGATCTGCAGGGCAGCGATAGGCCGACAGTAATCGCCTCTGTCGTGCGTAGTGTTTAAGCAGACTGTCAGCGATGGTCAGATAGGAGTGGTCACCACCTTCCAGTTTGCAGGTCGGCTGACCGAGTGCGGCTAGTTTCAGGTTGATATGCTGATGCCAGACAAACGGCGGTGCAGCAATATTATTTTTGTTGTTTGGTAGTACACTCTCAGTCATAACCTAGTCCACATGCCTACATTCATTCTTAGGCTCCGTCTTATTATACCTCTCAAAGAAACCGGAAGCCACCCTGTGAATTCCCGGCCATGAGATTAGCTCTGTTTTGGAACGCCTGGCTCTCATTCGTTTTAATAATCAACCAGAGCGCAGACCATTTTCTCCAATCGTACGCATTGAAGCCTATTGATGGGCTGTTCATTCATGAATCTGGCCTGCTCCTTCTGCCATTAAGCACACTTATCCGATGATGGCGCATGTCACTACATTTTATCGATATATTGAATTTTCGCACCGTGTTTAATGTATAGTTCGCTCAGTTCTCGAGTCATTGAGCCGTAAAAGGCAAAATAATAGGGGTAGCACCAGTCAGCATCCTGGATGTTGGGATCGGCTCCGGCTTCCAGGAGAATTCGAATCGCATCGATGTTTTTTGCAGTAAGATGCAGAGGCGTCGACAGCCTGGAGTTTTGCAAGTTTAAATCAGCGCCATGCTCAATGAGAAAACGCATGACATCCAGATGGGCGCCTTGGCTAGCATAATGCAGTGCACTGTTGCCATTCTGATCGGTCGAATTGATTTCAAAACCTGATTCCAAGGTTTGCTGAAGTGACTTCAGGTCACCCTCTTTTGCCGAATTGAACCAGGATTCCTGTTCATTATTTTGCATATTAACCATCCTAATGAATCTTCCTCTAAAGCACTAGTATATGGGTTTGGAATTATATCACTTTGCTCCTGAATGTGTTGAGATGAATTGAAGTAAATTTCCGGTAACGGGCTGTGGCGGTTTTATGATAATTTTGCCGCATGAAAAAAGAACAACGCAAACGGATTGTCGATCGCCATCGTGACAGTCTGAAACGGTTCGGCTACCACCCCAACGCTCTCTACTGGAGCAGCCGGGAGATTCAGGACGTTCGTTTCAGGGTATTGGCCGAGGTTGGCATTGAAAGCGGTGATTCAGTACTGGATGTAGGTTGCGGATTTGCTGATTTTAAAAGCTGGATTGAAGGGCAGGGTAAACAGATTGATTTTACCGGTGTCGATCTCTCTCCTGACCTGATCATGGTTGCAAAGGAGAAACACCCGGATGCCCAACTGTTTTGTGGCGAACTGACCGATTTCGAGTTCTCTCCCGGCACCTTTGATTGGGTCATTCTCTCCGGCGCACTGAATGAACAGTTGCATGATGATGGCGCCTATGCTCGCAGGATAATTGCAATGATGTACGGGTTATGCCGCAAAGGCGTCGCCTTCAACATGCTTGATGCACGCCACATCAAAGCACACGATCTGCAGAGCGTTGATCCGATCCAGATGTTCGACTACTGCAAAAACATCGCTTCTGATGCCGAACTGCATGATGGTTACCTTGCCAACGATTTTTCGATTTATATGTACCGTTGATTGCTTGACTATGCTCCGTATTCCTCTTCGAAAAAGGAGAAAACCTGACCTGCTGCATCCTCGCAGCTGATCAGCGATCCAACACCCGGAATCGTCAGTTTGGGACGGATCACGTCGCCTCCACCGGCAATGAATCGCTCGGCAACATCATCCACAGAACTCACGTTATCGACGCTTTCGCTCTCAGGTGTGTGAATATGCAGGTAATCGAAAGGGGCATCCACTTTGTCGATATGCCATCCGGACCTGCGTCGCGGACAAACTGACTTGAGCATCTGAATCTGGTAACTGCTTAACGTGGAGAGAGTCGCCTTCATCATATCAGCACCTCAATTCCCCTTCCTCAATCCTATTATAGCAAACAATTTCTTTTTCCGAACTGGTATCAGACATGGGGCCGAGGTGATGGTGAAAGGTGGAACTATATTTCAAGCGTTGCACCGTTGATTTTAAGCCACTGCTTGGCGCTGCGGAAATCGGGCATGATCGATTCAACCAGGCTCCAGTATGCAGTCGAGTGGTTGTGATGGATCAGGTGGCACAGTTCATGCACGATGACATAATCGATAATCCGAGCGGGTGCCATGATCAGACGCCAGTTGAAATAAATGCGCCCGTCATGGTGACAGCTTCCCCAGCGGCTTTTGTAGTGCTTTGTGGCGACTGAAGCAGGGGTCCTGCCAATCAGCTGTGATAGCACTTTGCTCCGTTGCTTGAAGTGGTTTTCCGCCTGATCCCGAAACCATGTTACCAAAAGTCTCTTGATCGTTTCCTCCCGGCTCTCCGCCTTCAGGCTGGCAGGAAGGGTAACCACTAGTTTATCATCAATCAGTTCAACACCCCGCTTACCTGCTCTGGTGGCCAGCCTCAGGGGGGTGTCGAGCAACTTGAATGTTTCTCCAGCCAGAAAAAGTTTGGGGCGGTATTGTGATCTGATTTCCCGGTTAAAGAGCAGCTTACGTTGAATCCATATCGATTTGCTGGAAACGAACTGATCAATCACAGCAAGTGGCATTCTGCTTGGGGCCAGAACATCGACATCATTTGTGGCGCGGATAACGATGCTGAGTGTTTTCCGTTTTGGTCTGCGAATCACATTGTATGAAAAGCCGTCATCCATCATCAGAGTGATTGGTTCAGTTTCAGGCACCGATTTCCAGCGCATAGAAGTTGTCACAATACTGGCAAGAGAGCGTCACTTTACCCTGCTCATCAGCAAGTTCTTCAAGTTGTTCTTTCGAGATACCATCCAGTGCGGCCTGCATCTTCTCGCGACTGCAATCGCAGCGGTAAGCATAGCTGTCAGAGCCAACCACTTTGCAGTTGAGCGTTGAGAAGTGCGATAAAATGGATTCGGTTGATTCACGTTCCAGAATGGTGTTCGGAATCTTCGCCATCGCTTCCACGGCCTTGAACCAGTGTTCTTCATCGCAGCCTGGCATGGCCTCGATCATCAGGCCAAGATCCCCGTGCAATATGATGTCAGCCCTGATCTGTACGGACTGATTCAGATAGTGAATCAACTGGTCTGCCAGATGGTCGGAAGCGTGTTCGATCGTGGAGATGTAGGGGTGGCCGACACCCATGTCGCGAACAGTGGAAAGGCGCACCGGAGATCCCATCCAGCTACCCAAACCTGAATGTTCGACGTAGCGCAGGGCAGTCTTCTCCTCCTGCCAGCTTACATATCCTCGAACTGCCCCGGGCCTTGCTTCTGACAGCAGGCGTCGAAGCGGGGCGGCACTATCGACTGCTGCATCGAGTTGCAGAACTTGGCGCATGCCGCCTTTACTGATGCTTAGAAGAAGGATTGAAGCAACCAAGGTCTGGCCGAAAAGATCGGCTGCAGGCCCGTTGAGGCCGTGAACGCGCATTGCCTCCCGGACGATGCCATCGCCGCGGATAATGGCACCACGCGTAAATGCATCGGGGAGCAGAAAGCGGGTAAGTTGATCCGGTTCTGTAGCGATGTGCGTCATGACCGCTCTTTCAGCCAGGCATGTATTTCAACCAGAGAGTCGAAGCAGAGGAATGCCCCTGCTTCTTCAAGTTCATGCTGCGAAAACGAGTCGCACAGGCCAAGGCCCCGGCTGCCGGCACGTTTTGCAGCCTTCATGTCGGCCACGCCATCACCGACCATGACAGTATTTGCAACGGGGATGCTAAGTGCTTCACAGGCCAGAAGAACAGGGGTGGGATCCGGTTTTTCCGGTCGACCGTCAATCTTGCCGATAACAGCATCAACATGCTGGTGCCAGCCCAGTGCATCAAGTTGTGCCTCGGCCCGCATCTGACTTTTGCTGGTCACGATAGCGCACGGAATGCTCTGCTTTCCGAGCCAGTGTAACAGCGTTTCAGCTCCAGCCAGGGGTTTGATATGGTCGAGATAATCTTCATCGTGAATCTCGAGAAAACGCTTGCCCGCCTCTTCACGCCTGTCGCCGAAAAGGGAGATCATGCTGCAGTCACCGCGGCCTGTATGTCGCTTAACCTCTTCAGGGGTCATCTGCGGAAGTCCATATTCAACGAATGTCTGGTTCAACGCACGAATGATCGGAGGGAAGGCATCGACAATTGTGCCATCCATATCCAGTAGTACCGCTTCAATTCTGTTCACTGTTTCATGGCCTCGAACTCATCCAGTATCCACTGGCGAAGGTTTGTGCTTATCGGGCCTGCAGCCCCATTACCGATTGTTACTCCATCAATATTGCTGACCGCTACGACAGCATTGGTTGTGCTGCTCATCATGCACTCAGACAATCCCGGTTCATCAAGCCTCCAAGGCCGTTCAACGATAGTTATATCGTGTTCGCGTGCAACTTTCAGTGCCAGGTGGCGGGTGATGCCACCGAGCACATGATGATCGAGAGGATGGGTGACCAACTCTCCATTGATGACGGCGAAGCAGTTGGTGGCACACCCCTCAAGAATATGTCCCTCATCATCAAGCCAGAATGCCTCATCGACACCCTGTCTTGCCGCCTCCTGTTTGCCGATCACGCTGGCCAACAGTGCGATCGATTTAATATCGCAGCGTTTCCAGCGAATGTCTGGAAGCGTAATTGCTGAAGCACCATGCGTGAGTTTTTCTGCAGACGGGGAGGGAAGCTCGCGTGCGGTAATGACCAGCGTAGGCTCGACTTCCTGTGTCAGCAGATGGCTGCGAGGTGCAATGCCCCGGGTTGCCTGAATATAGATCATGGCATGATCGAAAGGGTTGCGATGGTAAGTATCATGGATCAGTTCGATCAGTTCCGGTCGTGACTTCAGCAGCGAGATGCCGATACCTTCGCACGAGTTTTCAAGCCGATCGAGGTGGGCTTCAAGCTCTAGGAATCTGCCTCCGAAACAGGCGATGACTTCATAAACGCCATCGGCGAACTGGAAGCCGCGATCCTCAATGTGAATGGTGGCCTCTTCAAGCGGAACAAAGCGACCATTAACCCAGGCCGTCAGCGTCATGATTATTCGGTTTCCGAAGCGGACCCTTCATCGCCTTCACGCCACCAGAGGCGCAGCCCATCCCACTGCCTGCTTATCCAGGAGGCACGTTCAACACCGCGAGTGGCTACCATATCTACAGACTTGAGTACTTCCGCATTGTCGCGGTCAGTTCCGAATACAGCATCGATAGTGCCAAGTTTTTCACCCTCTTTGATTGGTGCTTTCAGCGGTGCATCATAGCGGAGGCGGAAGGAGAGTGCGGATTCGTTGCCTTTGGGAACGGTAATCCAGATCGGATCTGCAGGCTTCAACCAGACTTCACCTTCAGTGCCTTCGAACACCTCAACCTGACGGCGAATGTCACGCTCGGAAGGGCGCAGTGTTACAAAGTTACGGAAGCTGAATTTCAGCAGCGTTTTGGTGTGTGCGGCGCGTGCCCGGTCAGAGCTGGTCCCGAACACAGCAGCCACAAAGCGGGTGGTGTCCTTTTCGGCAGAGCCGACAAGGCAGTAGCCAGCCTCTTCTGTGTGTCCGGTTTTAATACCATCGGCATCCGGGTAGCTCCAGAGCAGGCGGTTACGGTTGGGCTGGGTGCGACCATCGTAGGTGTATTCTCTCTCATTGAAGATTTCGTACATATCCGGAAAGTCACGCCAGAGTGCGGCACCCAGCTTTGCCATATCCATGGCTGAGCTGTAATGGCCCTCTTCAGGGAAGCCGGTGGCATTCACAAAATGACTGTCTTCGAGGCCCAGTTTCTTCGCCTTCTCGTTCATGCGCTGGGCAAAGCCCGCTTCCGAGCCATCGATATGTTCCGCCAGAGCGATGCAGGCATCGTTTCCGGAAAGGGTGGCGATACCGTGTAAGACCTCTTTCACGGTTGGTGTCAGGCGCGGCTCAAGGAACATGGTGCTGCCACCGATCTTCCACGCTTTTTGACTGACAGTAATGCGGGTGTTCAGGTCCAGGCGTCCGAGTTTGATCTCTTCAAAGGCGAGGTAGAGTGTCATCATCTTGGTCAGGCTTGCCGGTGGCAACTCCTGGTTGGCATTGTTGGCAGAGACCACCTGTCCCGAGCGTGCATCAATCACAGCCCAGGAGGTGGCATCAACTTGCGGTGCTTTTGGCCATGATACCGAAGCTGCCTCGGAGGCTGAGATCATCAGTACTGATGCTGCCAATATGGCGATCAATCCGTACACTCCTGTGATACGAAATAGAGTTCTGTTTACCATTGCCAATTCTCCTCGGGTTGAGCTTCCCACGCTTCACTACTTTTAAGGGCCGGTGCATCCAGGCGCAAATAGCGGGCGTGAAGCATAAGGCGTTTGTGTGCTTTGCCGCCGTAACGGACATCACCAAGAATGGGGCATCCTAATGCGGAAAGGTGGACACGCAATTGGTGAGTTCTACCAGTAACAGGGATCAGTTCAAGCAGCGCCCGGTTTCCGCGTCTTTCAATCACGCGTGCCTCACTTTCACATGGGCGGCCTGATTCGGAAACATGGTAACATCCTCTGCTGTCCCTTTTTTTGTCGATGGCGAGTGTGATTGTCTTCTTATCCCAATCCGGAGCCGGTTCAGTGACTGCAAGATAGTGTTTGAAGGCCGCATCTTTCCAGTGTGACTGGATATGGTTGAGTTGACCGGGGTCGGACGAGAAAAGCATCAGGCCTGATGTGCCCCGATCGAGACGGTGAACAGGCCTGAGGTTTTCCGCCTCTCTGGGAGGCAAATTGAGGTGGCGGGCAAGCTCATCGGGCAGTGTGCCACGGCTACGGTGCAGGGCCTCCTGCGCATATTGCCCGCTCTTTTTGTTGATAAGATAGAGCGGCGGCCTCTGCCAGATCAGTTGCAAGGCTTCAAAAGGAACAAGCTGTTCATTCTCAAGCAGAACCACCCTGACAGTATCACCCGGTTTCAGAGTGCGTCCGGCCGTGCGGCAGCGCTTGCGATTGAGATATACACCACCCTCATCAATGGCCCTGCGAATTCTGCGCCGTGAAAGGGGGAAGCATTCAGCCAGCGCCTGATCCAGTCGTTTACCCCGATGTTCGCTTCCAATAGTGGCGCGAAGATCCTGATAGTCGGATTGTGATGAATCCTTCAACTGAACTGTTTCAGTGCCAGTAGCACATCCTCATGGTTATCGCAGATGCGAATGGATTCGAAGGCCCTGTCGGCAGAGAGAATCAGATTGTCCGACAGAGTGTCGATCACTGGTCTCCACATATCGCCGTATAGCAGCAGGGGACGTGGCTCAAGCACCCGGATGGCAAGCAGGTCCCAGGTCATGGCAACCTCCGCCAGTGTTCCCAGTCCACCCGGCAGCACAAGCCATGCCTGCGCCTCCTCGATGAGGGTTCCCATACGATCGAAAAAGTTCCGGGACCTGATCTCTTCACTCAGGGTGTTGTTTGGCGGGGTAGGGAAACGTTCCAGCGTGATGCCGCGGATATGGCCACCGCCGGCATGAATGCCTTCAGAGAAGGCCGCCATCATACCCTGATGCCCGCCTGTCATCCCATCCCACCCTGATTCAGCGATGGATTTCGAGAGCCTAAGGACATCACCATATTCGGTGCTGTCAGGGCCGAGGCGTGATGAGCCGAATGCGGTCAGGCGAGGTCTGGCCATGCTATTCAATGACCACCACAGCTTCACTGTAGCCGTTTTTCTGAAGGGAGATCATGGTTTCTTCAATTTGCTGCATGTCTATGAAAGGGCCAATACGAACCCGGTAGAGTTTTTGGTCCGCCACCTGTTTGGGGGCCAGGAATACAGAGGGGTACTTCGTCAGCAGGGAGTCACGCATGCGGTTGGCATTATCCTCGGAGCCGAAGGCGCCGAGCTGCACAAAGATGCCGGCACTGTTTTGTACAGCCGCTGCTTCATTTTTTTCCGCTGCTGGCGGTGTAAAAACGGGTGGCGGCGTAAGGGGAGGCGCCGCGACTACCGATGTGTCGGCTTGTGGAGGGGTGTTTGCCTCAATAACCGGACTCTGGTCCAGTGTCTGTACGCGCACCCTCGCAGTACCATTATGCATGTATCCAAGTGAGTTGGCAGCAGCATAGGAGAGATCGATCAGTCTATCTTTAACGAACGGGCCACGGTCGTTAACCCGTACGATGACGCTGCGGCCATTTTCCAGGTTGGTGACTCTTACCAGTGTCGGCAGCGGCAGTGTTTTATGGGCAGCCGAGAGTGTGTACATATCGTACCATTCCCCATTGGCTGTGCGCTTGCCGTGAAACGCATCCCCATACCATGAAGCGATACCGGTTTCATCATATGCCGATACACTTTTCATCGGCGTGTACCAGCGGCCGGACACCTTGTAAGGGTTGCCGGTTTTATGAATGCCGCCTTTTCCATCAGGCAGGGCAGGGGTGTCAGTCCTTGGGGACGGCGGGGCACCATCCGCTTTCTGTTTAGAGCAGCCTGAAACAACAGCTATCAGCAAGAGCGACAGAATAAAGCTAATCAATCGACGGCGAATTTCTTTCTCTCCAGCATGGCAGCAATTTCTGTCACGGCCATGGCGTAATTATAGGATGAATTGTAGCGCATGATGACCTGAAAATTGTAATGCACCAGCGCAAATTGCTTTCCATGCTTCGTCTGCATTTCAATAATGCTGACCTTGTCATCATCCT harbors:
- a CDS encoding Hsp33 family molecular chaperone HslO, with the translated sequence MTHIATEPDQLTRFLLPDAFTRGAIIRGDGIVREAMRVHGLNGPAADLFGQTLVASILLLSISKGGMRQVLQLDAAVDSAAPLRRLLSEARPGAVRGYVSWQEEKTALRYVEHSGLGSWMGSPVRLSTVRDMGVGHPYISTIEHASDHLADQLIHYLNQSVQIRADIILHGDLGLMIEAMPGCDEEHWFKAVEAMAKIPNTILERESTESILSHFSTLNCKVVGSDSYAYRCDCSREKMQAALDGISKEQLEELADEQGKVTLSCQYCDNFYALEIGA
- a CDS encoding LOG family protein; the protein is MARPRLTAFGSSRLGPDSTEYGDVLRLSKSIAESGWDGMTGGHQGMMAAFSEGIHAGGGHIRGITLERFPTPPNNTLSEEIRSRNFFDRMGTLIEEAQAWLVLPGGLGTLAEVAMTWDLLAIRVLEPRPLLLYGDMWRPVIDTLSDNLILSADRAFESIRICDNHEDVLLALKQFS
- a CDS encoding HAD family hydrolase, translating into MNRIEAVLLDMDGTIVDAFPPIIRALNQTFVEYGLPQMTPEEVKRHTGRGDCSMISLFGDRREEAGKRFLEIHDEDYLDHIKPLAGAETLLHWLGKQSIPCAIVTSKSQMRAEAQLDALGWHQHVDAVIGKIDGRPEKPDPTPVLLACEALSIPVANTVMVGDGVADMKAAKRAGSRGLGLCDSFSQHELEEAGAFLCFDSLVEIHAWLKERS
- a CDS encoding ankyrin repeat domain-containing protein, which produces MQNNEQESWFNSAKEGDLKSLQQTLESGFEINSTDQNGNSALHYASQGAHLDVMRFLIEHGADLNLQNSRLSTPLHLTAKNIDAIRILLEAGADPNIQDADWCYPYYFAFYGSMTRELSELYIKHGAKIQYIDKM
- a CDS encoding RluA family pseudouridine synthase; translated protein: MKDSSQSDYQDLRATIGSEHRGKRLDQALAECFPLSRRRIRRAIDEGGVYLNRKRCRTAGRTLKPGDTVRVVLLENEQLVPFEALQLIWQRPPLYLINKKSGQYAQEALHRSRGTLPDELARHLNLPPREAENLRPVHRLDRGTSGLMLFSSDPGQLNHIQSHWKDAAFKHYLAVTEPAPDWDKKTITLAIDKKRDSRGCYHVSESGRPCESEARVIERRGNRALLELIPVTGRTHQLRVHLSALGCPILGDVRYGGKAHKRLMLHARYLRLDAPALKSSEAWEAQPEENWQW
- a CDS encoding M48 family metallopeptidase, with the translated sequence MRWKSVPETEPITLMMDDGFSYNVIRRPKRKTLSIVIRATNDVDVLAPSRMPLAVIDQFVSSKSIWIQRKLLFNREIRSQYRPKLFLAGETFKLLDTPLRLATRAGKRGVELIDDKLVVTLPASLKAESREETIKRLLVTWFRDQAENHFKQRSKVLSQLIGRTPASVATKHYKSRWGSCHHDGRIYFNWRLIMAPARIIDYVIVHELCHLIHHNHSTAYWSLVESIMPDFRSAKQWLKINGATLEI
- a CDS encoding D-alanyl-D-alanine carboxypeptidase family protein; translated protein: MISASEAASVSWPKAPQVDATSWAVIDARSGQVVSANNANQELPPASLTKMMTLYLAFEEIKLGRLDLNTRITVSQKAWKIGGSTMFLEPRLTPTVKEVLHGIATLSGNDACIALAEHIDGSEAGFAQRMNEKAKKLGLEDSHFVNATGFPEEGHYSSAMDMAKLGAALWRDFPDMYEIFNEREYTYDGRTQPNRNRLLWSYPDADGIKTGHTEEAGYCLVGSAEKDTTRFVAAVFGTSSDRARAAHTKTLLKFSFRNFVTLRPSERDIRRQVEVFEGTEGEVWLKPADPIWITVPKGNESALSFRLRYDAPLKAPIKEGEKLGTIDAVFGTDRDNAEVLKSVDMVATRGVERASWISRQWDGLRLWWREGDEGSASETE
- a CDS encoding aminotransferase class IV, which encodes MTLTAWVNGRFVPLEEATIHIEDRGFQFADGVYEVIACFGGRFLELEAHLDRLENSCEGIGISLLKSRPELIELIHDTYHRNPFDHAMIYIQATRGIAPRSHLLTQEVEPTLVITARELPSPSAEKLTHGASAITLPDIRWKRCDIKSIALLASVIGKQEAARQGVDEAFWLDDEGHILEGCATNCFAVINGELVTHPLDHHVLGGITRHLALKVAREHDITIVERPWRLDEPGLSECMMSSTTNAVVAVSNIDGVTIGNGAAGPISTNLRQWILDEFEAMKQ
- a CDS encoding septal ring lytic transglycosylase RlpA family protein, translating into MLIAVVSGCSKQKADGAPPSPRTDTPALPDGKGGIHKTGNPYKVSGRWYTPMKSVSAYDETGIASWYGDAFHGKRTANGEWYDMYTLSAAHKTLPLPTLVRVTNLENGRSVIVRVNDRGPFVKDRLIDLSYAAANSLGYMHNGTARVRVQTLDQSPVIEANTPPQADTSVVAAPPLTPPPVFTPPAAEKNEAAAVQNSAGIFVQLGAFGSEDNANRMRDSLLTKYPSVFLAPKQVADQKLYRVRIGPFIDMQQIEETMISLQKNGYSEAVVVIE
- a CDS encoding class I SAM-dependent methyltransferase, which translates into the protein MKKEQRKRIVDRHRDSLKRFGYHPNALYWSSREIQDVRFRVLAEVGIESGDSVLDVGCGFADFKSWIEGQGKQIDFTGVDLSPDLIMVAKEKHPDAQLFCGELTDFEFSPGTFDWVILSGALNEQLHDDGAYARRIIAMMYGLCRKGVAFNMLDARHIKAHDLQSVDPIQMFDYCKNIASDAELHDGYLANDFSIYMYR